The following are from one region of the Nocardia terpenica genome:
- a CDS encoding ZIP family metal transporter has product MAIALALVSMCSTLLGGFVAARIGDRQRLVLGLAAGVLLGVVAFDLLPDALAESRYTVAGVPGALIAGVVGFFTVHIIEQEMAVHVGHEREFGSHTHDFSSLGLLAACGLIFHSMLDGLSIGIGFQAESSLGVSVAIAVICHDFADGFNAFTIPTLYGNARRRALVLLWLDALAPVLGAVVGTLIHVPRHLAGLYLGYFAGFLLYLATADILPEAHAGRPSRAVLLATVAGAVLMFGVAALNHR; this is encoded by the coding sequence ATGGCGATCGCGCTGGCGCTGGTATCGATGTGTTCGACCCTGCTGGGCGGGTTCGTCGCGGCCCGCATCGGAGACCGTCAGCGGCTGGTCCTGGGCCTGGCGGCGGGGGTGCTGCTCGGGGTGGTGGCCTTCGATTTGCTGCCCGACGCATTGGCGGAATCCCGGTATACGGTGGCCGGTGTTCCGGGGGCATTGATCGCCGGGGTTGTGGGATTTTTCACCGTGCACATCATCGAGCAGGAGATGGCGGTGCACGTGGGGCACGAGCGCGAATTCGGCAGTCACACCCACGATTTCTCGTCGCTGGGCCTGCTCGCCGCCTGCGGCCTGATCTTCCACAGCATGCTGGACGGATTGAGCATCGGCATCGGCTTCCAGGCCGAGTCGTCGCTGGGCGTCTCCGTCGCGATCGCGGTGATCTGCCACGACTTCGCGGACGGCTTCAACGCCTTCACCATTCCCACCCTGTACGGCAACGCGCGGCGCCGGGCGCTGGTGCTGCTGTGGCTGGATGCGCTCGCGCCCGTCCTCGGCGCGGTCGTCGGCACCCTGATCCACGTCCCGCGCCACCTGGCCGGGCTGTATCTGGGCTACTTCGCGGGCTTCCTGCTGTACCTGGCGACGGCCGACATCCTGCCCGAGGCGCACGCGGGCAGGCCGTCGCGCGCGGTGCTGCTCGCCACCGTCGCGGGCGCGGTCCTCATGTTCGGCGTCGCCGCCCTGAACCACCGCTGA
- a CDS encoding S1C family serine protease, whose protein sequence is MHDELRYDDSADPARRSGRGGRVVAVLIAIVAAVGVYLAYRGELPGWASHGEENTAILLGPPQPPMDAPAVAKAVEPELVNINVALRPVGMSAAGTGIVLTAQGEILTSQHVIKGADSITVGDLGTGTVYSAAVVGYDSSADIALLSLSGADRLPVARIGSSAPLRLGDSVLAIGNAGGTGSPTATPGTVTSLSSSIVARDNADLSRKPLTGMVEIAAPVVSGQSGGALVDRYGSVVGVVTAASGEVAKAAGRASGYAVPIDTAMDVVRTIRSGTPTDTVHIGPTATLGVLTSDATPTGARVDVAVYGQPAYAAGLTQGEVITAVDGRAVTSAQSLKASLNSRKPDDTVHVDVLGPNGSHRVVAIVLAAGPPN, encoded by the coding sequence ATGCACGACGAGCTGCGATACGACGATTCGGCAGACCCGGCCCGGCGTTCGGGGCGGGGCGGGCGCGTGGTCGCCGTCCTGATCGCGATCGTCGCGGCGGTCGGGGTGTATCTGGCGTATCGGGGGGAGTTACCGGGGTGGGCCTCCCACGGTGAGGAGAACACCGCGATCCTGCTCGGGCCGCCGCAGCCGCCGATGGACGCCCCGGCGGTCGCGAAGGCGGTGGAACCGGAGCTGGTGAATATCAATGTGGCGCTGCGGCCCGTCGGAATGAGCGCCGCCGGTACCGGGATCGTGCTCACCGCCCAGGGGGAGATCCTCACCAGCCAGCACGTGATCAAGGGGGCGGACAGCATCACCGTCGGCGATCTCGGCACCGGGACGGTGTATTCCGCGGCGGTGGTCGGCTACGACTCGTCGGCCGATATCGCGCTGCTGTCGCTGTCGGGGGCGGATCGGCTGCCGGTGGCGCGCATCGGCAGTTCGGCGCCGCTGCGGCTGGGCGACTCGGTGCTGGCCATCGGCAATGCCGGGGGCACCGGCTCGCCGACCGCGACGCCCGGCACGGTCACGTCGCTGAGCAGTTCGATCGTGGCCCGCGACAATGCCGATCTGAGCCGCAAGCCGCTGACCGGCATGGTCGAGATCGCCGCGCCGGTGGTGTCCGGGCAGTCCGGCGGGGCGCTGGTGGATCGGTACGGGTCGGTGGTCGGGGTGGTCACCGCGGCCTCGGGGGAGGTGGCCAAGGCCGCCGGGCGGGCCAGCGGCTACGCGGTGCCGATCGATACGGCCATGGACGTGGTGCGCACGATCCGATCCGGCACCCCCACCGACACCGTGCACATCGGTCCCACCGCGACGCTCGGCGTGCTCACCTCCGACGCCACCCCCACCGGCGCCCGCGTCGACGTCGCCGTGTACGGCCAGCCCGCCTATGCCGCCGGGCTCACCCAGGGCGAGGTGATCACCGCCGTCGACGGCCGCGCGGTCACCTCGGCCCAGTCGCTGAAGGCGTCCCTGAATTCGCGCAAGCCCGACGACACGGTGCACGTGGATGTGCTCGGCCCCAACGGTTCACACCGGGTGGTCGCGATCGTGCTCGCCGCGGGACCGCCGAATTAG
- a CDS encoding vitamin K epoxide reductase family protein, with protein sequence MIAAPVRSAWILLIAGLAGWIASVTLTVERFKLFMNPDYKPSCSINPVLACGSVMSTHQAAIFGFPNPLIGVVGFSVAVTIAVLAVAGSGFPQWFWGGLWLGLVLGIGFICWLIFQSLYRINALCPYCMVVWTITPIMLAVVTDQLFGRATGPLRVIVEWRWTFVVLFYAVVLLLVFLRFQSYWLSLF encoded by the coding sequence GTGATTGCCGCACCCGTACGTTCCGCGTGGATCCTGCTGATCGCGGGTCTCGCGGGCTGGATCGCCTCGGTCACCCTGACCGTCGAGCGGTTCAAGCTGTTCATGAATCCGGACTACAAGCCGTCGTGCAGCATCAATCCGGTGCTGGCGTGCGGATCGGTGATGTCGACGCATCAGGCGGCCATCTTCGGCTTCCCGAATCCGCTCATCGGCGTGGTCGGGTTCTCCGTGGCGGTCACCATCGCGGTGCTCGCCGTGGCGGGTTCGGGCTTCCCGCAATGGTTCTGGGGCGGCCTGTGGCTGGGTCTGGTGCTCGGCATCGGATTCATCTGCTGGCTGATCTTCCAGAGCCTGTACCGGATCAACGCGCTGTGCCCGTACTGCATGGTGGTCTGGACCATCACCCCGATCATGCTGGCCGTGGTCACCGACCAACTGTTCGGCCGCGCGACCGGCCCGCTGCGCGTCATCGTGGAATGGCGCTGGACCTTCGTGGTGCTGTTCTACGCGGTGGTGCTGCTGCTGGTGTTCCTGCGGTTCCAGAGCTATTGGTTGTCGCTGTTCTGA